In Pelmatolapia mariae isolate MD_Pm_ZW linkage group LG8, Pm_UMD_F_2, whole genome shotgun sequence, one genomic interval encodes:
- the cdk5r1b gene encoding cyclin-dependent kinase 5 activator 1b isoform X1 — protein MGTVLSLSPSYRKSALFEDGPATVGHYTAVQNSKNAKDKNLKRHSLINVLPWKRIVAVSAKKKGSKKVQPNGTYQNNVTHLNNENLKKSQSCANLSTFTQDQSTPALTKNSNTTTSSVKKAPLTNSNVAPGTPKRVIVQASTSELLRCLGDFLCRRCYRLKHLSPTDPVLWLRSVDRSLLLQGWQDQGFITPANVVFVYMLCRDVVSSEVATEHELQAVLLTCLYLSYSYMGNEISYPLKPFLVESSKETFWDRCLSIINLMSAKMLQINSDPHYFTQVFADLKNESQKEEERSRLLIGLDRRVRAIA, from the exons ATGGGAACCGTGCTATCTTTGTCACCTAGCTACAGAAAGTCGGCTCTGTTTGAAGATGGACCAGCCACCGTGGGCCACTACACAGCTGTCCAGAACAGCAAGAACGCCAAAGACAAGAACCTGAAGCGCCACTCGCTCATCAACGTGCTCCCCTGGAAGCGGATCGTAGCGGTGTCAGCAAAGAAGAAAGGCTCCAAGAAGGTGCAGCCCAACGGCACTTACCAGAACAATGTTACCCACCTGAACAACGAGAACCTGAAGAAGTCGCAGTCATGCGCCAACCTGTCCACCTTCACCCAGGATCAGAGCACTCCAGCTCTTACCAAGAACTCCAACACAACAACATCGTCTGTCAAGAAGGCCCCCCTGACAAACTCCAATGTGGCCCCTGGCACCCCTAAGAGAGTGATCGTCCAGGCCTCCACCAGTGAGCTGCTGCGCTGCCTTGGGGACTTTCTGTGCCGACGTTGTTACCGGCTGAAGCACCTGTCACCCACTGACCCAGTGCTGTGGCTGCGCAGTGTTGACCGCTCCCTGCTGCTCCAGGGTTGGCAGGACCAGGGATTCATCACCCCTGCCAATGTGGTCTTTGTCTACATGCTGTGCCGCGATGTGGTCTCCTCTGAAGTGGCCACGGAGCACGAGCTGCAAGCCGTGCTGCTCACCTGCCTCTACCTGTCTTACTCCTACATGGGCAACGAAATCTCTTACCCGCTCAAGCCCTTCTTGGTTGAGAGCTCCAAGGAGACCTTCTGGGACCGCTGCCTGTCCATTATCAACCTGATGAGCGCCAAGATGCTGCAGATCAACTCCGACCCGCACTACTTCACTCAAGTGTTCGCCGACCTGAAGAACGAGAgccagaaggaggaggagaggagccgCCTGCTCATCGGCCTGGACCG GAGGGTGAGGGCCATCGCCTGA
- the cdk5r1b gene encoding cyclin-dependent kinase 5 activator 1b isoform X2, producing the protein MGTVLSLSPSYRKSALFEDGPATVGHYTAVQNSKNAKDKNLKRHSLINVLPWKRIVAVSAKKKGSKKVQPNGTYQNNVTHLNNENLKKSQSCANLSTFTQDQSTPALTKNSNTTTSSVKKAPLTNSNVAPGTPKRVIVQASTSELLRCLGDFLCRRCYRLKHLSPTDPVLWLRSVDRSLLLQGWQDQGFITPANVVFVYMLCRDVVSSEVATEHELQAVLLTCLYLSYSYMGNEISYPLKPFLVESSKETFWDRCLSIINLMSAKMLQINSDPHYFTQVFADLKNESQKEEERSRLLIGLDR; encoded by the coding sequence ATGGGAACCGTGCTATCTTTGTCACCTAGCTACAGAAAGTCGGCTCTGTTTGAAGATGGACCAGCCACCGTGGGCCACTACACAGCTGTCCAGAACAGCAAGAACGCCAAAGACAAGAACCTGAAGCGCCACTCGCTCATCAACGTGCTCCCCTGGAAGCGGATCGTAGCGGTGTCAGCAAAGAAGAAAGGCTCCAAGAAGGTGCAGCCCAACGGCACTTACCAGAACAATGTTACCCACCTGAACAACGAGAACCTGAAGAAGTCGCAGTCATGCGCCAACCTGTCCACCTTCACCCAGGATCAGAGCACTCCAGCTCTTACCAAGAACTCCAACACAACAACATCGTCTGTCAAGAAGGCCCCCCTGACAAACTCCAATGTGGCCCCTGGCACCCCTAAGAGAGTGATCGTCCAGGCCTCCACCAGTGAGCTGCTGCGCTGCCTTGGGGACTTTCTGTGCCGACGTTGTTACCGGCTGAAGCACCTGTCACCCACTGACCCAGTGCTGTGGCTGCGCAGTGTTGACCGCTCCCTGCTGCTCCAGGGTTGGCAGGACCAGGGATTCATCACCCCTGCCAATGTGGTCTTTGTCTACATGCTGTGCCGCGATGTGGTCTCCTCTGAAGTGGCCACGGAGCACGAGCTGCAAGCCGTGCTGCTCACCTGCCTCTACCTGTCTTACTCCTACATGGGCAACGAAATCTCTTACCCGCTCAAGCCCTTCTTGGTTGAGAGCTCCAAGGAGACCTTCTGGGACCGCTGCCTGTCCATTATCAACCTGATGAGCGCCAAGATGCTGCAGATCAACTCCGACCCGCACTACTTCACTCAAGTGTTCGCCGACCTGAAGAACGAGAgccagaaggaggaggagaggagccgCCTGCTCATCGGCCTGGACCGGTGA